From a single Kryptolebias marmoratus isolate JLee-2015 linkage group LG17, ASM164957v2, whole genome shotgun sequence genomic region:
- the LOC108249108 gene encoding integrin alpha-M-like: MDWIIFVTILGSAVHCFNIDPVTWKSLSNPSAGFGYQVVQRQSNLLVSAPLEQYSGDKRGKIFTCTTKSCTPLQEQTTAINMSLGLAMTSDPTTKITLACGPTIPKDCKSITMYNGLCIEIDQHNNFGRSYPSSTAECQTQADIAFLLDGSGSVESADFIRMKTFVKNLISAFLGKDKQFAITQFSTGTQTHYYFNTFTLSNWKYQIDNIPQIIGGTNTAAAIQNVVNDVFSTYRGSRSDVKILIIITDGESTDKYGFPEAIRLANSKNIVRFAIGVGDAFSSNESKQELETIASYPPEKFVFQVEGFDALDKIRENLRDKIFSIEGSQTGGETLKLEMSQEGFTAAYIPAGIQMSIVGANQWKGGYKKYSLSNTKNTGSYQPTSIELDSYLGYSMAVAKTTSGPLTILGAPRYKHRGAVMTVYREYRQKIIDPYPQQYQTGAYFGAEVCAMDVNSDSITDLILISAPMYMDRDREGRVYVCTLTRLNVECHFDYSSQLTVLRGDPSDKGRFGSSLAVLPDLNRDGFNDLVIGAPLENNGQGSIYIFHSKGGEQVDPTYSQRIAASEVQSGLKFFGLSISQWSYDQSGDTLPDLAVGSKGTVVLLRSRPVVTVEATVSFNLKEIPTQNVDCTKPLAGTATICFTMRRLSGRDTVRAQINYTLTLDATRSTTNNRAYIDKDQRDQTGTVGVNLNRQTCRDVKFSIKACPEDALNPLENELRFTFNGLPSSTNLRPVLVHKAQTTNYPIGFEISCGADMECTDNLKVDFNFTRSSEVKVGIDELLDVTVSVENRGEDSYNSHIILTYPVGLSYRKFTSLHGRIECNSLDSEDGVTRGKTDCTVDKPIFKRNSTAIFIVSYGFNPRRQLDRWISVTANATSENQLHSPASELYKEREIEVKYSIFITMESSLSYNNFTFGKKILQKPFQQSIKVTNNIRALKFTVVIKVPVKLGDRNIWMGMHNFQVTDCQRDRDEGPVVTDFVAQIKKTKIVDCSVARCGVFRCSRFMERLEEKTYTISANLSSGWIEQIGLPSAKFLLTSTASLEYDRNQFIFFSTSSNNTAPVRKIEAEVEVFPEPDFTKEIIGGSLGGLAFLALLTAGLYKAGFFKSKYKEMIDENAEGEGDARSEGVDG; encoded by the exons ATGGACTGGATAATTTTTGTAACCATTCTGGGGTCAG CTGTCCATTGTTTTAATATTGATCCTGTGACTTGGAAGTCCCTCAGCAATCCCTCTGCAGGTTTTGGTTACCAGGTGGTGCAAAGACAATCAAA CTTGCTTGTCAGTGCCCCCCTTGAACAATATTCAGGAgataaaaggggaaaaatatttacatgcaCAACTAAGAGTTGCACACCTCTTCAAG AGCAAACAACTGCGATCAACATGTCCCTTGGTTTGGCAATGACAAGTGATCCCACAACAAAGATAACTTTG gcttGTGGTCCAACCATTCCTAAAGACTGCAAAAGTATTACCATGTACAATGGTTTGTGTATTGAGATAGATCAGCATAATAACTTTGGACGTTCTTACCCATCttctactgcag AGTGTCAAACTCAAGCTGACATTGCATTTCTGTTGGATGGCTCAGGCAGTGTAGAGTCTGCAGACTTTATTAGAATGAAGACTTTTGTGAAAAATCTAATCAGCGCATTCCTGGGAAAAGATAAACAA TTTGCCATTACCCAGTTTTCTACAGGAACTCAAACTCATTATTATTTCAACACATTTACCCTTTCAAACTGGAAATATCAAATTGATAACATTCCTCAAATAATAGGAGGAACAAACACAGCTGCGGCCATCCAAAATGTTGT gaATGACGTCTTCTCAACATATAGAGGTTCCAGGTCAGACGTGAAGATTTTGATTATCATTACAGATGGAGAATCTACTGACAAGTATGGCTTTCCAGAAGCAATAAGATTAgctaacagtaaaaacattgttcGATTTGCTATCGGG gTAGGGGATGCATTTTCAAGCAATGAATCAAAACAAGAGCTTGAAACAATTGCATCTTATCCCCCtgaaaagtttgtgtttcaaGTGGAAGGCTTCGACGCACTTGATAAAATACGGGAGAATTTGCGAGACAAAATCTTTTCTATTGAAG GATCTCAAACTGGTGGAGAGACACTGAAACTGGAAATGTCTCAAGAGGGATTCACAGCAGCTTATATACCTGcg GGAATACAGATGTCTATTGTTGGTGCTAACCAGTGGAAAGGAGGCTACAAGAAATACTCACTttcaaataccaaaaacactgGGTCATATCAGCCAACATCTATAGAGCTTGACAGTTATCTTG GATATTCCATGGCTGTTGCTAAAACCACTTCAGGCCCTCTGACAATTCTTGGTGCTCCGAGATATAAACACAGGGGAGCTGTTATGACTGTTTACAGAGAATATCGACAAAAAATAATTGACCCCTATCCACAGCAG TATCAGACTGGTGCATATTTTGGGGCAGAGGTTTGTGCCATGGATGTGAATTCTGACAGCATCACTGATCTGATCCTCATATCTGCTCCGATGTACATGGACCGAGACAGAGAGGGACGAGTTTATGTTTGCACCTTAACTCGTTtg AATGTCGAGTGTCACTTTGATTATTCATCACAACTAACAGTACTACGAGGTGATCCATCAGACAAAGGGAGGTTTGGGTCTTCTCTTGCTGTTCTACCTGATCTAAATAGAGATGGATTTAATGATTTAGTGATTGGAGCTCCTTTGGAGAATAATGGACAAGGCTCTATCTACATATTTCATAGCAAAGGAGGAGAACAAGTTGATCCTACCTACTCACAG AGAATTGCTGCATCTGAAGTCCAATCAGGGCTGAAGTTCTTTGGTTTGTCAATCAGTCAGTGGTCCTACGATCAGAGCGGTGACACACTGCCTGATTTAGCCGTGGGTTCAAAGGGCACAGTTGTCTTACTCAG ATCCAGGCCTGTAGTGACGGTGGAGGCCACTGTGTCTTTTAACCTAAAGGAAATCCCAACTCAAAATGTAGACTGCACAAAACCACTAGCAGGCACAGCTACAATCTGTTTCACCATGAGAAGACTGTCTGGAAGAGATACAG TTCGAGCACAGATTAATTACACTTTAACACTGGATGCAACTCGCTCGACTACAAACAACCGAGCTTACATCGATAAGGATCAGAGAGACCAAACCGGAACAGTTGGTGTCAATTTAAATAGACAAACTTGCAGGGATGTGAAATTCTCTATCAAG GCTTGTCCAGAAGATGCTCTCAATCCACTCGAGAATGAGCTCAGATTCACCTTCAACGGTTTACCATCCAGCACAAATCTTAGACCAGTTCTTGTCCACAAGGCTCAAACAACAAACTATCCT ATTGGGTTTGAGATCAGCTGTGGTGCTGACATGGAATGTACAGATAATCTGAAAGTGGATTTCAACTTTACAAG GTCCTCAGAGGTTAAAGTTGGGATTGATGAGCTTCTGGATGTGACTGTCTCAGTGGAGAACAGAGGGGAAGACTCCTACAACAGTCACATCATTCTCACATATCCTGTTGGGCTCTCCTACAGAAAGTTTACATCTCTGCAT GGAAGAATTGAGTGCAACTCCTTGGACAGTGAAGATGGAGTAACAAGAGGAAAGACAGACTGCACTGTTGACAAACctattttcaaaagaaactctacg GCTATTTTCATTGTCTCCTATGGGTTCAATCCTAGGAGACAACTTGATAGATGGATCTCTGTGACTGCAAATGCCACCAG TGAGAATCAGCTGCACTCTCCTGCAAGCGAACTctacaaagagagagagatcgAAGTGAAGTACAGCATTTTTATAACAATGGAAAG CTCCCTCAGCTACAATAATTtcacatttggaaaaaaaattctacagAAACCATTCCAGCAATCAATCAAG GTCACAAATAATATCAGAGCTTTGAAATTCACTGTGGTGATCAAGGTTCCTGTGAAGCTTGGTGACAGAAACATTTGGATGGGCATGCACAATTTTCAG gttacAGAttgtcagagagacagagatgaAGGACCTGTTGTCACAGATTTTGTtgctcagataaaaaaaactaaaattgtg GACTGCTCTGTAGCGAGGTGTGGAGTGTTCAGGTGCAGCAGGTTCATGGAAAGGTTAGAGGAGAAAACATATACAATCTCTGCAAACCTGAGCTCAGGATGGATTGAACAG attGGACTTCCATCTGCCAAATTTCTCTTGACCAGTACAGCCAGTCTAGAATACGACAGAAATCAGTTCATCTTCTTCTCTACATCCTCTAATAATACCGCTCCTGTTCGCAAG ATTGAGGCTGAGGTGGAAGTGTTTCCTGAACCAGATTTCACCAAAGAGATCATAGGAGGATCTCTGGGAGGGTTGGCCTTTCTTGCTCTACTCACTGCTGGCCTGTATAAG GCTGGTTTTTTTAAGagcaaatacaaagaaatgattGATGAAAATGCAGAAGGAGAAGGTGATGCCAGGAGTGAAGGAGTGGACGGATAA
- the LOC108246121 gene encoding integrin alpha-M-like: MNWIIIVTLFWSVFKAALCFNIDPVAWKSLSDPAAGFGYQVVQRRSDLLISAPLEQYSSNERGQIYQCTTEKCQILHILEKGKQHVNMSLGLAMTSDPEIQSTLLCGPTIPKECKTITMYNGLCIEIDEQNNYEKSYPESTQECPYQADIAFLLDGSHSVSDEDFSKMKTFVKKLISTFWGRGTKFSISQFSSGPEIHFNFSSFPTQNWEKEIDKIKRQGRGTNTANGIQTVVNDVFVPSESRPSASKILIVITDGESDDHVDLPLAIKLADGKNITRFSVGVGSDFKISGSRGQKELKQIASDERFVLEVNNFEALEKEQENLQDKIFSIEGSNTGGETLKHEMSQEGFRAAYLSKEIQMTAVGANQWRGAYKKYSRQSGKSTQSYEPTFIEPDSYLGYSMAVAKTQLGTLMTIFGAPRYKHGGAVMTVFRNEPKIIDPYPQQFQTGAYFGAEVCAMDVNSDSISDLILISAPMYKDRDREGRVYVCKLSDWNVKCHFDSPSQQIVLRGDPSDKGRFGSSLAVLPDLNRDRFNDLAIGAPLENNGEGSIYIFHGKGGGQIDPTYSQRIAASEVQSGLKFFGLSISQWSYDQSGDTLPDLAVGSKGTVVLLRSRPIVTVEATVSFNPKEIPTQKNCTKPLEGTATICFNMSGLSTVDSVRAQINYTLTLDALRLTPKNRAYISNDQRDLIGSIDVDLNVQMCKNGNFLIKPCPEDAFSPLENELKFIFNGLPSNTNLRPVLAHKAETKTRHPIKFEINCGPDMLCTDNLQVDLNFTRSSEVKVGSDELLNVTVSVENTGENSYNSHIILTYPIGLSYRKFTSLHGRIECNSLDSEDGVTRGKTDCTVDKPIFKSNSRAVFIVSYGFNPSRQLERRIFVTANATSNNNQHSNSSKLYKKKEIEVKYSISIAIEGPRSYNNFTFGKNNLQKPLTQLIKVTNSLRELNFTVVIKVPLRLGDKDIWVDTSSLQITDCERNEDEKPEVTDFVAQIQKSKTVDCSVASCRVFRCSRFMERLHVKTYTISANLSSGWIEQIGLPSATFLLITTASLEYDRNQYIFLSKASNNVPPVRKIEAEVEVFAEPDFTKEIIGGCLGMLFFLLLLTVGLYKAGFFKSKYNQMTGENVKGETDPMNG; encoded by the exons ATGAACTGGATAATTATTGTGACACTTTTCTGGTCAG TGTTTAAAGCTGCCCTTTGTTTTAACATTGATCCTGTGGCTTGGAAGTCCCTCAGTGACCCTGCTGCAGGGTTTGGCTACCAGGTTGTGCAGAGACGATCAGA tttgctCATCAGTGCTCCACTTGAACAGTATTCCAGCAATGAAAGAGGACAAATATATCAGTGCACCACTGAGAAATGCCAGATTTTGCATATACTAG agaaaggaaaacaacatgTCAACATGTCCCTTGGTTTGGCAATGACAAGTGACCCCGAAATACAGAGCACTTTG ttatgcGGACCAACCATTCCTAAAGAGTGCAAAACTATCACCATGTACAACGGTTTGTGCATTGAGATAGATGAGCAGAATAATTATGAAAAGTCTTACCCAGAATCTACTCAAG AGTGTCCATACCAAGCTGACATTGCATTTCTGCTGGATGGCTCACACAGTGTGAGTGATGAAGATTTTAGTAAAATGAAGACTTTTGTGAAAAAATTAATTAGCACATTCTGGGGAAGAGGTACAAag TTTTCCATCTCCCAATTTTCATCAGGACCTGAAATTCATTTTAACTTCAGTTCATTTCCCACCCAAAACTGGGAAAAGgaaattgataaaataaaacgaCAAGGTAGAGGAACCAACACAGCTAATGGCATCCAAACTGTTGT GAATGACGTCTTCGTACCATCAGAGTCAAGGCCAAGTGCGTCAAAGATTTTGATAGTCATTACAGATGGAGAATCTGATGACCACGTTGACTTGCCATTGGCAATAAAATTAGCTGACGGTAAAAACATTACTCGATTTTCTGTTGGG GTGGGCTCTGACTTTAAAATCAGTGGTTCAAGAGGACAGAAGGAGCTCAAACAGATTGCATCTGATGAACGCTTTGTGTTAGAAGTCAATAACTTTGAGGCTCTTGAAAAAGAACAGGAGAATTTGCAGGACAAAATTTTTTCAATTGAAG GATCTAACACCGGTGGAGAGACACTGAAACATGAAATGTCTCAGGAGGGGTTCAGAGCAGCTTACTTATCTAAg GAAATTCAGATGACTGCTGTCGGTGCTAACCAGTGGAGAGGAGCCTACAAAAAATACTCACGTCAGAGTGGCAAAAGCACTCAGTCATATGAACCAACGTTTATAGAGCCTGACAGTTATCTTG GTTATTCCATGGCTGTTGCTAAAACCCAATTAGGCACACTGATGACAATTTTTGGTGCGCCGAGATATAAACACGGAGGAGCTGTTATGACTGTTTTCAGAAATGAACCAAAAATAATAGACCCCTATCCACAGCAG TTTCAGACTGGTGCATATTTTGGGGCAGAGGTTTGTGCCATGGATGTGAATTCTGACAGCATCAGTGATCTGATCCTCATATCTGCTCCGATGTAcaaggacagagacagagagggacgAGTTTATGTTTGCAAGTTATCTGACTGG AATGTCAAGTGTCACTTTGATTCTCCATCACAACAAATAGTACTACGAGGGGATCCATCAGACAAAGGGAGGTTTGGGTCTTCTCTTGCTGTTCTGCCTGATCTAAATAGAGATAGATTTAATGATTTAGCGATTGGAGCTCCTTTGGAGAATAATGGAGAAGGCTCTATCTACATATTTCATGGCAAAGGAGGAGGACAAATTGATCCTACCTACTCACAG AGAATTGCTGCGTCTGAAGTCCAATCAGGGCTGAAGTTCTTTGGTTTGTCAATCAGTCAGTGGTCCTACGATCAGAGCGGTGACACACTGCCTGATTTAGCCGTGGGTTCAAAGGGCACAGTTGTCTTACTCAG ATCCAGGCCTATAGTGACGGTGGAGGCCACTGTTTCCTTTAACCCAAAGGAAATCCCAACtcaaaaaaactgcacaaaaccACTGGAAGGCACAGCTACAATCTGCTTCAACATGAGTGGACTGTCTACAGTAGATTCAG TTCGAGCACAGATTAATTACACTTTAACACTGGATGCACTTcgtttgactccaaaaaatcGAGCTTACATCAGTAACGATCAGAGAGACCTAATCGGATCTATTGATGTTGACTTAAATGTACAGATGTGCAAAAATGGGAATTTCCTTATCAAG ccttgtCCAGAAGATGCTTTCAGTCCGCTTGAGAATGAGCTGAAATTCATCTTCAACGGCTTACCCTCCAACACAAATCTTAGACCAGTTCTTGCCcacaaggctgaaacaaaaacccGTCATCCT aTTAAGTTTGAAATCAACTGTGGGCCTGACATGTTATGTACAGATAACCTACAAGTAGATCTCAACTTCACCAG atcCTCAGAGGTTAAAGTTGGCAGTGATGAGCTTCTGAATGTGACTGTCTCAGTGGAGAATACAGGGGAAAACTCCTACAACAGTCACATCATTCTCACATATCCTATTGGGCTCTCCTATAGGAAGTTTACATCTCTGCAT GGAAGAATTGAGTGCAACTCCTTGGACAGTGAAGATGGAGTAACAAGAGGAAAGACAGACTGCACTGTTGACAAacctatttttaaaagcaactcTCGG GCTGTTTTCATTGTCTCCTACGGGTTCAATCCCAGCAGACAACTTGAAAGAAGGATCTTTGTCACTGCAAATGCTACCAG CAACAACAATCAGCACTCCAATTCCAGCAAACTCTACAAGAAGAAGGAGATTGAAGTGAAGTACAGCATCTCAATTGCAATCGAAGG CCCTCGCAGCTACAACAATTTCACATTtggtaaaaacaatttacagaaGCCGTTGACACAATTAATAAAG GTAACTAATAGCTTGAGAGAGCTGAATTTTACTGTTGTGATCAAGGTTCCGCTAAGGCTTGGTGACAAAGACATTTGGGTGGACACAAGCAGTCTGCAG ATTACAGATTGTGAAAGAAATGAAGACGAAAAACCTGAAGTGACagattttgttgcacaaattcaaaaaagtaaaactgtg GACTGCTCTGTAGCAAGCTGTAGAGTGTTCAGGTGCAGCAGATTCATGGAAAGGTTACACGTGAAGACATATACAATCTCTGCAAACCTGAGCTCAGGATGGATAGAGCAG ATTGGACTTCCATCTGCCACTTTTCTCTTGATTACTACAGCCAGTCTAGAATATGACAGAAATCAGTACATCTTCCTCTCAAAAGCCTCTAACAACGTCCCTCCTGTTCGCAAG ATTGAGGCTGAGGTAGAAGTGTTTGCTGAACCAGATTTCACCAAAGAGATCATTGGAGGATGTCTgggaatgttgttttttcttcttctactcACTGTTGGTCTGTACAAA GCTGGTTTTTTTAAGAGCAAATACAATCAGATGACTGGGGAAAATGTAAAAGGAGAAACTGATCCAATGAATGGTTGA